A genomic region of Papaver somniferum cultivar HN1 chromosome 7, ASM357369v1, whole genome shotgun sequence contains the following coding sequences:
- the LOC113294570 gene encoding uncharacterized protein LOC113294570, producing MIVKVQASGEDRQLGAFSKHDWSDIRKQYYMRFWLKHSLKAFKNTFTKLKERYKYHEKLVEDNTRLGWDPILCTVDASNEWWDDHVKKFPRDKVFGVSGCPEYSKLAMIYGDTVATKNLRQTQNGSFDSLDGEDETNMFEEDVPQASLIPPLHGSTQISSNNGVASDVNDGNMDNQSHSQKFPQDKVFRVSGCPEYSKLAIIYGDTVTTGNLRQTQNGGFDSSDGEYETNMFEEDVPKLVLHHCYMVVHKFLLTMVS from the exons ATGATAGTTAAGGTTCAAGCAAGTGGTGAAGATAGGCAATTGGGAGCATTCTCAAAACATGATTGGAGTGATATTAGGAAGCAGTATTATATGAGGTTCTGGTTGAAACATAGTTTGAAGGCATTTAAAAACACATTTACTAAGTTGAAGGAACGGTACAAATATCATGAGAAACTTGTGGAAGATAATACTAGGCTAGGATGGGATCCTATTTTGTGTACGGTAGATGCCTCAAATGAATGGTGGGATGACCATGTGAAG AAATTTCCACGAGATAAGGTGTTTGGTGTTTCCGGTTGTCCCGAATATTCGAAGTTAGCGATGATATACGGTGACACAGTGGCAACGAAAAATCTTAGACAAACGCAAAATGGTAGTTTTGATTCTTTGGATGGCGAAGATGAGACAAATATGTTCGAAGAAGATGTTCCCCAAGCTAGTCTTATACCACCGTTACATGGTAGTACACAAATTTCTAGTAACAATGGTGTCGCCAGTGATGTGAATGATGGAAATATGGATAACCAATCTCATTCACAAAAATTTCCACAAGATAAGGTGTTTCGTGTTTCCGGTTGTCCCGAATATTCGAAGTTAGCGATAATATATGGTGACACAGTGACAACGGGAAATCTTAGACAAACGCAAAATGGTGGTTTTGATTCTTCGGATGGCGAATATGAGACAAATATGTTCGAAGAAGATGTTCCCAAGCTAGTCCTACACCACTGTTACATGGTAGTACACAAATTTCTATTAACAATGGTGTCGTAA